The nucleotide window GGTCGCCTCCGCCGACTACGACGCCCGCGCCTTCGACAGCCGGATCCCGGTCCAGCGCTACTGGCAGCGGCACCGGTATCGGATCATCCACGGCTTCCTGGAGGACAGGCGGAGCGTCCTGGACATCGGCTGCGGTTCCTCGCGGATCATCAGCGACCTGCCAGAAGGGGTGGGGCTGGACGTGGCGCTCCGCAAGCTCCGCTATCTCAAGCGCTATAAGGGACGGAGGGTGCAGGGGAGCATCCAGGCCCTTCCCTTCCGGGAGGCCGCCTTCCGGACCGTCATCTGCTCCGAGGTGATCGAGCACGTCCCGCCCGATCCGGAACTCTTCCGGGAGATGGTGCGCGTGCTCGCGCCGGGGGGGCTCCTGATCCTCGGGACGCCCGACTACAGCCGGTGGATCTGGCGGGTCATCGAGCGGGTTTACGGCTGGGTCCTCCCCGGGGCCTATGCGAAGGAGCACATCACCCGTTATCATGCTGCCGGGCTGCGCCAGCTCCTCCAGGCGATGGGGTGCCAGCTCCTGGAGGCCCGGTACGTCGGCTTCTCCGAGTGGATCGCGAAAAGCCGGAAGGTCGGGCCGTGTGCCTCCAGGCTCGCGATCCCGACCTGGGGGTGAGGGAGGATGACCGCGGTGACCGTGACGTTCGGCTTCCTCTTCGGGCTTGCCGTGGGCTCCTTCTGCAACGTCTGCATCCACCGGCTCCCCCAGCAGGAGAGCGTGATCTCCCCCCGCTCCCGCTGCCCGGCCTGCCGGACACCGATCCGCGCCCTGGACAACGTCCCCCTGCTCAGCTTCCTCTGGCTCCGGGGACGCTGCCGGGCCTGCGGGGCCCGCATCTCCTGGCGCTATCCCCTGGTGGAGTTCCTGACGGGGGGGCTGTTCGCCGCCGCCCTCGTGGCCTTCGGGCCGACCCTGGACGGCCTCGCGGCGGCGGTCCTGCTGGCCGGATTGGTGGTGGTGACCTTCGTGGACCTCGACCGGCAGGAGATCCCGGACGAGGTCACGCTCACCGGGCTGCCGGTCGGCCTGCTGGCCAGCCTCCTCACCGGGAAGCCTCCCTTCCCGGAGGCCCTGCTGGCGGCGCTCGGGGGTGTGGGGGCCCTCTACCTGTTGGCGGTGTACGGGGAGCTGGCCTTCAAGCGGGAGGTGCTCGGGGGCGGGGACGTGAAGCTGGCGGGGATGCTGGGAGCGTTCCTGGGGGGGCGCCACCTCCTGCTGGCCTTCTTCCTCGCCTGTCTGCTGGGGGGGCTCCTGGGGGGGCTGTTGCTGGCCACGGGACGAGCGGGCCGGGGGACGCTCCTCCCGTTCGGTCCCTTCCTGGCCTTCGGGGCCGCGGCCGCCCTGTTCTTCGGTGATGCCCTCTGGGCCTGGTACTGGGGCTGGCTGCGGTGAGGGAGGGGACGGCGTGAGGCGCTGGGGAGTCGGGCGGTTGGACTTCACGGCAAAGGTCCGCCTCTTCGCCCTCCTGAGTTTCTTTTTCCTCCTGGTGATCCTCCTGAGCGCCACCGTGCTCTTCGGCGAGGCGAACCGGCAGCTCGAACGGGAGTTGGAGGGGCGCCTGACGGCAGCGGCCCGCCTGGGAGGACAGCACCTGCAGGATCTCCTCC belongs to Candidatus Methylomirabilis sp. and includes:
- a CDS encoding prepilin peptidase codes for the protein MTAVTVTFGFLFGLAVGSFCNVCIHRLPQQESVISPRSRCPACRTPIRALDNVPLLSFLWLRGRCRACGARISWRYPLVEFLTGGLFAAALVAFGPTLDGLAAAVLLAGLVVVTFVDLDRQEIPDEVTLTGLPVGLLASLLTGKPPFPEALLAALGGVGALYLLAVYGELAFKREVLGGGDVKLAGMLGAFLGGRHLLLAFFLACLLGGLLGGLLLATGRAGRGTLLPFGPFLAFGAAAALFFGDALWAWYWGWLR